Genomic segment of Legionellales bacterium:
TTTTGCAAAAATAATGAGTGCATGCCATGGAAAATTCCGCCCGATCCTTTATTCATGGTTGCCGCATGATCGCTGGTGGCAAGTCCGCGTCCGGCGGCTTCGGCTCCGAATAATTTAACGGCATCATCCCTGAGAAATTCAGAAAAAATACCAATGGCATTACTGCCACCCCCGACACAGGCCACCACAGCACTGGGTAATTTTCCACTGCGTGCTAAGAGTTGTTGTTTGGCTTCGCGTCCGATTACCGCTTGAAAATGTCGTACCATTTGTGGAAAAGGGTGTGGACCTGCTGCTGTGCCAAACACATAAAACGTATTATCAACATGATTCACCCAATCGCGCATCGCTTCATTAATCGCGTCTTTTAAGGTGCAACTGCCGCTATTCACGGCATGAACTTGTGCGCCAAATAATTGCATGCGTTGCACGTTTTGCAATTGGCGTTCCATATCGATAGCGCCCATATAAATATGAACGTCTAATTTTAATAACGCGCCAATCATAGCGGTGGCCACGCCATGTTGACCGGCGCCCGTTTCGGCAATAATGCGTGTTTTGCCCATGGTTTTGGCGAGTAAACATTGTCCGAGGGTATTATTTGTTTTGTGCGCGCCACCGTGTAATAAATCTTCGCGTTTTAAATAAATTGGACATCCAGCCAGTTGCGATAAATTTTTAGCAAAGGTTAACGGTGTTTCACGTCCGGCATAATGCGTTAATAAATCGGTTAATGCGTGATTAAACGCGGGATCGTGTTGATAATGCGAAAACGCCGCAGCGATTTCTTGTAAAGGTGCTACTAATGTTTCGGGAATAAAACTACCGCCGAATTCACCGTAATAATGAGTTAACATGCTGAAATTTCCTTGAATAATTGTTGTAATTGTTGCGGGCATTTTCGTCCTGGGGAAGACTCAACGCCGCTGCATACGTCAATGGCAAAAGGATCCAGTGGAATTAATTCACGCACATTTTGTGAATTAATTCCTCCTGCAATCCATAAACGGGATTTATCTTTGGGTAATATCCCCCAATTAAAACGTTTTCCTGTACCACCGAATTGTTGAGGATGTTTCGTGTCATATAAAAAATAATCAGCAGAAATTGGCGGAGTTTCTGGGATTTTTTGCAAAGT
This window contains:
- the trpB gene encoding tryptophan synthase subunit beta, yielding MLTHYYGEFGGSFIPETLVAPLQEIAAAFSHYQHDPAFNHALTDLLTHYAGRETPLTFAKNLSQLAGCPIYLKREDLLHGGAHKTNNTLGQCLLAKTMGKTRIIAETGAGQHGVATAMIGALLKLDVHIYMGAIDMERQLQNVQRMQLFGAQVHAVNSGSCTLKDAINEAMRDWVNHVDNTFYVFGTAAGPHPFPQMVRHFQAVIGREAKQQLLARSGKLPSAVVACVGGGSNAIGIFSEFLRDDAVKLFGAEAAGRGLATSDHAATMNKGSGGIFHGMHSLFLQNDEGQISPTHSISAGLDYPGVGPEHAYLHQCQRVNYAAITDEEAVAAFELIAKEEGIIAALESAHAIALAMKISQQFTTDESILINVSGRGDKDLHTYFNYRGEQ